From Azospirillum sp. TSA2s, a single genomic window includes:
- a CDS encoding ABC transporter ATP-binding protein, whose translation MSPLLSIRNLTAGYGGATALDGVSLTVAGGETVALLGANGAGKSTLLKALLGLVPARGELRFDAADLGPLATEARVRRGIGYVPEGRRVFPGMSVRDNLEVAGLPAARDRAQDVERVFTLFPDLAVKSGESAWRLSGGQQQMLSLGRALMGRPRLLLLDEPSLGLSPKLADEVFSAVGRIAAAGTAVLLAEQSAAGALAVAPRAVLLRLGRVVGDGPVASLSDEVLRGAFFGG comes from the coding sequence ATGAGCCCGCTGCTGTCCATCCGCAACCTGACCGCCGGCTATGGCGGCGCCACTGCGCTCGACGGCGTGTCGCTGACCGTCGCGGGCGGGGAGACGGTGGCGCTGCTCGGCGCCAACGGGGCGGGGAAGTCTACGCTGCTGAAGGCGTTGCTCGGCCTCGTGCCGGCACGGGGGGAACTGCGGTTCGACGCCGCCGATCTCGGCCCGCTGGCGACCGAGGCGCGGGTGAGGCGCGGCATCGGCTATGTGCCGGAGGGGCGGCGGGTCTTCCCCGGCATGAGCGTGCGCGACAATCTGGAGGTCGCCGGCTTGCCCGCCGCCCGCGACCGCGCGCAAGATGTCGAGCGCGTCTTCACCCTGTTCCCCGACCTCGCCGTCAAGAGCGGCGAGAGCGCCTGGCGATTGTCCGGTGGTCAGCAACAGATGCTGAGCCTGGGCCGCGCGCTGATGGGCCGGCCGCGCCTGCTGCTGCTCGATGAGCCGTCGCTCGGCCTGTCGCCCAAGCTGGCCGACGAGGTCTTTTCCGCCGTCGGCCGCATCGCCGCCGCGGGTACCGCGGTGCTGCTGGCCGAGCAGAGCGCGGCAGGCGCGCTGGCGGTCGCGCCGCGCGCCGTCCTGCTGCGGCTGGGCCGCGTGGTCGGCGATGGGCCGGTCGCGTCGCTGTCCGACGAGGTGCTGCGGGGGGCGTTCTTCGGGGGGTAG
- a CDS encoding ATP-binding cassette domain-containing protein: MVERRSAVILTAGALALLVYALAFASPYGLRVLTVAGVYALATFGFQIVFGLGGALSLAQGAFFGVGAYVTGILGSRYGLGFEATFPLSMLVPLLLALPVGLAVLRLESHYFALATLGIAQVLHLLAVNLPELTGGSNGLAGVPAAVVFGWAVPRGLPMAGLVWGLVALGGLIGWRLARGRLGRSLTMLRDDPLAAGTLGLDVGRLRLVAFGISAVFAGAAGALAVHTQRVVSPEVLEFPVMVSILTIAIVGGRGRMAGAVLGAVLLLHLPEWFRFLERGYLVIYGAALLLTVVLAPDGLTGLLHRLTARLYGGKPCSPVEAREPPLPPARPDGLAVEGLRKSFGGVRAVDRVSLELRPGTITGLIGPNGSGKSTVINLLSGLERPDAGRVRLGRQDVTGARADRLARAGLARSFQAAALPSGAGVLKAVAAARLAFDPDAATAEAHARWALDRLGVGELAGQSCDGLPAALRRRVELARALVRRPAVLLLDEPAAGLTDGEKAELAVLLRDLAGEGMAILLVEHDMGFLLPLAGRVLCLDRGRVIYDGPAGGVRRDPAVATAYLGRAGSA; encoded by the coding sequence GTGGTTGAGCGTCGGTCGGCCGTCATTCTCACCGCCGGCGCGCTGGCCCTGCTGGTTTACGCGCTGGCCTTTGCCTCGCCCTATGGCCTGCGCGTCCTGACCGTCGCAGGTGTGTATGCGCTGGCGACCTTCGGCTTCCAGATCGTCTTCGGTCTGGGCGGTGCGCTGTCGCTGGCGCAAGGCGCGTTCTTCGGCGTCGGCGCCTATGTGACGGGGATCCTCGGCAGCCGCTATGGCCTCGGCTTCGAGGCGACCTTTCCGCTGTCGATGCTGGTTCCGCTGCTGCTGGCGCTGCCGGTCGGGCTGGCGGTGCTGCGGCTGGAATCGCATTACTTCGCCCTGGCGACGCTGGGGATCGCGCAGGTGCTCCATCTGCTGGCGGTGAATCTGCCGGAACTGACCGGCGGTTCCAACGGGCTCGCCGGGGTGCCGGCGGCGGTGGTGTTCGGCTGGGCGGTGCCGCGGGGGCTGCCGATGGCCGGGCTGGTCTGGGGGCTGGTCGCGCTCGGTGGGTTGATCGGCTGGCGGCTGGCGCGCGGACGGCTTGGCCGGTCGCTGACCATGCTGCGCGACGATCCGCTGGCGGCGGGGACGCTGGGGCTGGATGTCGGCCGGCTGCGGCTGGTGGCCTTCGGCATCAGCGCGGTTTTCGCCGGGGCGGCCGGAGCGCTGGCCGTCCATACCCAGCGCGTCGTCTCGCCGGAGGTGCTGGAATTCCCGGTCATGGTCTCCATCCTCACCATCGCCATCGTCGGCGGTCGGGGGCGGATGGCCGGGGCGGTGCTGGGTGCCGTGCTGCTGCTGCATCTGCCGGAATGGTTCCGCTTCCTGGAGCGCGGCTATCTGGTCATCTACGGCGCCGCCCTGCTGCTGACCGTCGTGCTGGCGCCGGACGGGCTGACCGGGCTCCTCCACCGCCTCACAGCCCGCCTGTACGGCGGCAAGCCCTGTTCGCCGGTGGAGGCGAGGGAGCCGCCGCTGCCACCCGCCCGGCCGGATGGGCTGGCGGTCGAGGGCTTGCGGAAATCCTTCGGCGGCGTGCGGGCGGTGGACCGTGTATCGCTGGAACTGCGGCCGGGCACCATCACCGGGCTGATCGGACCGAACGGGTCGGGCAAATCCACGGTCATCAACCTGTTGTCCGGGCTGGAGCGGCCGGATGCCGGACGGGTGCGCCTCGGCAGGCAGGACGTCACCGGCGCCCGCGCCGACCGGCTGGCCCGTGCCGGGCTGGCCCGCAGCTTCCAGGCGGCGGCGTTGCCCAGCGGGGCCGGCGTTCTGAAGGCGGTGGCCGCGGCTCGGCTCGCCTTCGACCCGGACGCCGCGACGGCGGAGGCGCATGCGCGCTGGGCGCTCGACCGGCTGGGCGTCGGCGAGCTTGCCGGGCAGTCCTGCGACGGGTTGCCGGCGGCGCTGCGGCGGCGGGTGGAACTGGCCCGCGCCCTGGTCCGCCGCCCGGCGGTCCTGCTGCTGGACGAGCCCGCCGCCGGACTGACCGACGGCGAAAAGGCCGAACTGGCGGTTTTGCTGCGCGATCTGGCTGGGGAAGGGATGGCGATCCTGCTGGTGGAGCATGACATGGGATTCCTGCTGCCGCTGGCCGGCCGGGTGCTGTGCCTCGACCGTGGGCGGGTGATCTATGACGGCCCAGCCGGTGGCGTGCGCCGGGACCCGGCGGTCGCAACCGCATACTTGGGCCGGGCGGGATCGGCATGA
- a CDS encoding branched-chain amino acid ABC transporter permease, giving the protein MAAFQLLVNGVALGAAYALVALGFVLVLNATSAVNFAQGDLVMAGGLLAVALAPLIPLPGIVLLPVVLVLMAALGLLLALAAYLPLRRRPPVSVFISTIAVGIILQNGAAILFGPEPRAAPPLFGDETLHIAGLAVPEQSLAIVAVAALLIGAQQWIFARTQLGRRLRATAQDPEMARACGVPVTAMILVTFAIGAACAGAAGLLLANRYFVTPTSGGDLILKAYIAVTVGGWGSVPGAVVGALLIALFEVGVSSVLSYPVALGALYLTLLAILVLRPQGLFGEAVRRRG; this is encoded by the coding sequence ATGGCGGCGTTTCAACTGCTGGTCAACGGGGTGGCGCTGGGGGCGGCTTACGCCCTGGTGGCGCTTGGCTTCGTGCTGGTGCTGAACGCCACCTCGGCGGTGAATTTCGCCCAGGGCGACCTCGTGATGGCCGGCGGGCTGCTGGCGGTGGCGCTGGCGCCGCTGATCCCGTTGCCGGGCATCGTCCTGCTGCCGGTGGTGCTGGTGCTGATGGCGGCGCTGGGTCTGCTGCTGGCCCTGGCCGCCTATCTGCCGCTCCGCCGCCGGCCGCCGGTTTCGGTCTTCATCAGCACCATCGCGGTTGGCATCATCCTGCAGAACGGCGCCGCCATCCTGTTTGGGCCGGAGCCGCGCGCCGCACCGCCGCTGTTCGGGGACGAAACGCTGCACATCGCCGGGCTGGCGGTGCCGGAGCAGTCGCTCGCCATCGTCGCGGTGGCGGCCCTGCTGATCGGGGCGCAGCAATGGATCTTCGCGCGTACGCAACTCGGCCGCCGGCTGCGGGCGACGGCGCAGGATCCGGAGATGGCGCGCGCCTGCGGAGTGCCGGTCACCGCCATGATCCTGGTGACCTTCGCCATCGGCGCCGCCTGTGCCGGTGCGGCCGGGCTGCTGCTGGCCAACCGCTATTTCGTCACGCCGACATCGGGTGGAGATCTGATCCTGAAGGCCTACATCGCGGTGACGGTGGGGGGCTGGGGGTCCGTGCCGGGGGCGGTGGTGGGAGCGCTGCTGATCGCGCTGTTCGAGGTGGGGGTGTCGTCGGTGCTGTCCTACCCGGTGGCGCTGGGGGCCTTGTACCTGACGCTGCTGGCGATTCTGGTGCTGCGGCCACAAGGGCTGTTCGGCGAAGCGGTGCGCCGCCGTGGTTGA
- a CDS encoding ABC transporter substrate-binding protein, producing the protein MRRALPLLIGLLAAMSCLSPAARADDTLSFPVLVPLTGFLSLEGTSQRNGAVLALKQTPAGVAIASEVVDTGTSPEAAVTALERAAGSGTVGAVAASMLGTQMLAMLPLAQELKLPLVTVSGTASITEQGNPWVFRFFPGDAVTKSAHARYVVEELGKRQPAIIYQTTAYGQSGKTHLDAAFKALGVTPVFEEGVDPAAKDLLPVLTKALAAKPDVLVLHLHSGPTALLLRQAASSGVTLPIVAGSAMHQPSTAALLEPAELKGVCAETAASPISGDTPEVKAFTDAYRTAFGKDPDAFALGQYDGMTMVLEAVKAGARTPDAIRKALSAETFKGLAMTYRSDGKGNMAHSAVIVCYDGTSRVPKLVKRYDDPTLAAK; encoded by the coding sequence ATGCGGCGCGCGCTTCCCCTTCTGATCGGCCTGCTGGCGGCCATGTCCTGCCTGTCTCCGGCGGCGCGGGCCGACGACACGCTGTCCTTTCCGGTGCTGGTGCCGCTGACCGGATTCCTGTCGCTGGAGGGCACCAGCCAGCGCAACGGCGCGGTCCTGGCGCTGAAGCAGACGCCGGCCGGCGTCGCCATCGCGTCGGAGGTCGTCGACACCGGCACCTCGCCCGAGGCGGCGGTGACGGCGCTGGAGCGGGCGGCCGGCAGCGGAACCGTTGGGGCGGTCGCCGCCAGCATGCTCGGCACCCAGATGCTGGCGATGCTGCCGCTGGCGCAGGAGTTGAAGCTGCCGCTGGTCACCGTGTCGGGCACCGCGTCGATCACCGAGCAGGGCAACCCCTGGGTCTTCCGCTTCTTCCCCGGCGACGCCGTGACCAAGTCTGCCCACGCTCGCTATGTGGTGGAGGAATTGGGCAAGCGGCAGCCGGCGATCATCTACCAGACCACCGCCTATGGACAGAGCGGCAAGACCCATCTCGACGCCGCCTTCAAGGCGCTGGGCGTGACCCCGGTGTTCGAGGAGGGGGTGGATCCGGCGGCCAAGGACCTACTGCCGGTGCTGACCAAGGCGCTGGCCGCCAAGCCGGACGTGCTGGTGCTGCACCTGCATTCCGGTCCGACCGCGCTGCTGCTGCGGCAGGCGGCGTCCAGTGGGGTGACCCTTCCGATCGTCGCCGGCTCCGCCATGCATCAGCCGAGCACCGCGGCCCTGCTGGAACCGGCGGAACTGAAGGGCGTCTGTGCCGAGACCGCGGCCTCGCCGATTTCCGGCGACACGCCGGAGGTCAAGGCTTTCACCGACGCTTACCGGACCGCTTTCGGCAAGGACCCGGACGCCTTCGCGCTCGGCCAGTATGACGGCATGACGATGGTTCTGGAGGCTGTGAAGGCCGGTGCCCGGACGCCGGACGCGATCCGAAAAGCATTGTCGGCGGAGACCTTCAAGGGACTCGCCATGACCTACAGGTCCGACGGCAAGGGCAACATGGCCCATTCCGCCGTCATCGTCTGCTATGACGGGACCAGCCGCGTGCCGAAGCTGGTGAAGCGGTACGACGACCCGACGCTCGCGGCGAAGTGA
- a CDS encoding DMT family transporter, protein MTDAETADLLPAEADSVPYAVGCFLGAILLFAAMDTLIKFLTADYPVPQLMFVRSLVAFLLVGGYTLWRGGGIAAMRTRRPWGHVWRAFAGLISMGCFFYAFRELPLADVYVLSFAGPLFITALSAPLLGEPVGWRRWAAVVVGFGGVVVMAQPSAGAPLVPVLVGLCAALFYALAALAVRGLSRTETSASIVLYLLLTTTVVSGALAVPVWTAPTGFALGLMALVGAIGAGAQVLLTQAFRRAPPAVVAPFEYTGMVWASLFGWLVFGDLPTAPVIAGAMVIIGSGLYILHRETLVARRRLGS, encoded by the coding sequence ATGACCGACGCCGAGACCGCCGACCTGCTGCCAGCCGAGGCCGATTCGGTCCCCTATGCCGTCGGCTGCTTCCTGGGTGCGATCCTGCTGTTCGCGGCGATGGACACGCTCATCAAGTTCCTGACCGCCGATTACCCGGTGCCGCAGCTGATGTTCGTGCGCTCGCTGGTCGCCTTCCTGCTGGTGGGCGGCTACACGCTGTGGCGCGGCGGCGGAATCGCGGCGATGCGGACGCGGCGGCCCTGGGGGCATGTCTGGCGGGCCTTTGCCGGGCTGATCTCGATGGGATGCTTCTTCTATGCGTTCCGCGAACTGCCGCTGGCCGACGTCTATGTGCTGAGCTTCGCCGGGCCGCTGTTCATCACCGCGCTGTCCGCGCCGCTGTTGGGGGAACCCGTGGGCTGGCGGCGCTGGGCCGCGGTGGTGGTCGGATTCGGCGGCGTGGTGGTGATGGCGCAGCCGTCGGCCGGGGCGCCGCTGGTGCCGGTGCTGGTCGGGCTGTGCGCCGCGCTGTTCTATGCGCTGGCGGCGCTTGCCGTGCGCGGCCTGTCGCGGACGGAGACCAGCGCGTCCATCGTGCTCTATCTGCTGCTGACGACGACGGTGGTCAGCGGGGCGCTGGCGGTGCCGGTGTGGACGGCGCCGACCGGTTTCGCGCTGGGGCTGATGGCGCTGGTCGGCGCGATCGGCGCCGGCGCGCAGGTGCTGCTGACCCAGGCCTTCCGCCGCGCGCCGCCGGCGGTGGTGGCGCCCTTCGAATATACCGGCATGGTCTGGGCCAGCCTGTTCGGCTGGCTGGTATTCGGCGATTTGCCGACCGCGCCGGTGATCGCCGGCGCCATGGTCATCATCGGCAGCGGGCTCTACATCCTGCATCGTGAAACGCTGGTGGCGCGTCGCCGGCTGGGTTCTTGA
- a CDS encoding ferredoxin, protein MPLDIPQTFRHHVFCCAQQRPPGHPRGSCAAKGAHPLWQRLDQKIQAKGLTDVGMAMTGCLGFCSAGPLMVVYPEGIWYRPETAEDIDEIVESHLVGDAPVERLVMVLSR, encoded by the coding sequence ATGCCGCTCGACATTCCTCAGACCTTTCGCCACCACGTCTTTTGCTGCGCCCAGCAGCGCCCGCCCGGCCATCCGCGCGGCAGCTGTGCCGCCAAGGGCGCCCACCCGCTGTGGCAGCGGCTCGACCAGAAAATCCAGGCGAAGGGTCTGACCGATGTCGGCATGGCGATGACTGGCTGCCTCGGCTTCTGCTCCGCCGGGCCGCTGATGGTGGTCTATCCGGAGGGCATCTGGTACCGGCCGGAAACGGCGGAGGACATCGACGAGATCGTCGAGTCGCATCTGGTGGGCGATGCGCCGGTGGAGCGGCTGGTGATGGTGCTGTCGCGGTGA
- a CDS encoding ABC transporter permease — translation MLLSGSGKGQPGAVPGWVGYALLPVLNLVAAFVLSGLVILVIGENPVDVLSLLLSEALGYPEAIGYTLYYTTDYIFTGLAVAIAFHCGLFNIGGEGQAYLGGLGAGLVALALTGWPWPAVALLAVLASALFGGAWAFIPAWLQAKRGSHIVITTIMFNFIAASIMTWLLVDVLIRPGSQSPETREFDPGVWLPSMDRALGWFGITIPASPLNLSFLWALACCLLFHIFLRRTRWGYELRTVGRNERAAVYAGISPSRNIIIAMLISGALAGFVGVNEILGVQHRVILNFTGGVGFVGIAVALMGRNHPVGIILAALLFGVLAQGGGQLSFDYPTINRELVMVIQGLVILFAGAMENLFKPQVEALFRRRGTTATADTGRG, via the coding sequence GTGCTGCTGAGCGGATCGGGGAAGGGCCAGCCGGGCGCCGTGCCGGGCTGGGTCGGGTATGCGCTGCTTCCGGTTCTCAACCTCGTCGCGGCCTTCGTGCTGTCGGGGCTGGTGATCCTGGTGATCGGCGAGAATCCGGTCGACGTGCTGTCGCTGCTGTTGTCGGAGGCTCTGGGCTACCCGGAGGCCATCGGCTACACCCTTTATTACACCACGGACTACATCTTCACCGGGCTGGCGGTCGCCATCGCCTTCCATTGCGGGCTGTTCAACATCGGCGGCGAGGGGCAGGCCTATCTCGGCGGGCTCGGCGCCGGGCTGGTGGCGCTTGCGCTGACCGGCTGGCCCTGGCCGGCGGTGGCGCTGCTGGCGGTATTGGCGTCCGCCCTGTTCGGCGGCGCCTGGGCCTTCATCCCGGCCTGGCTGCAGGCCAAGCGCGGCAGCCACATCGTCATCACGACGATCATGTTCAACTTCATCGCCGCGTCGATCATGACCTGGCTGCTGGTGGACGTGCTGATCCGCCCCGGCAGCCAGTCGCCGGAAACCCGCGAGTTCGATCCCGGCGTCTGGCTGCCGTCGATGGACCGGGCGCTGGGCTGGTTCGGCATCACCATCCCGGCCTCGCCCCTGAACCTGTCCTTCCTGTGGGCGCTGGCCTGCTGTCTGCTGTTCCACATCTTCCTGCGCCGCACCCGCTGGGGCTACGAGCTGCGCACGGTGGGCCGGAACGAGCGGGCGGCGGTCTATGCCGGCATCTCGCCTTCGCGGAACATCATCATCGCCATGCTGATCTCCGGTGCGCTGGCCGGCTTCGTCGGCGTGAACGAGATCCTGGGCGTACAGCACCGGGTGATCCTGAACTTCACCGGCGGCGTCGGCTTCGTCGGCATCGCCGTGGCGCTGATGGGGCGCAACCACCCGGTCGGGATCATTCTGGCCGCCTTGCTGTTCGGGGTTCTGGCGCAGGGCGGCGGCCAGCTGTCCTTCGACTACCCCACGATCAACCGCGAGCTGGTGATGGTCATCCAGGGTCTGGTCATCCTGTTCGCCGGCGCGATGGAGAACCTGTTCAAGCCACAGGTGGAGGCGCTGTTCCGCCGCCGCGGCACCACCGCCACCGCCGATACGGGGAGGGGCTGA
- a CDS encoding ABC transporter permease, with amino-acid sequence MEDALLLTLQLLGATIRVATPLVLAAFAGMYCERSGVVDIGLEGKMLAGAFFSAAVASTTLNPWLGLLAGIAAGVALALVHGFACITHNGNQVVSGMAINILVAGLAPTLAYAWFQQGGQTPLLPNQARIPAVELPGVDALAGVPVLGPVYRELLNGNNVLIWVTLVLVIATQWVLYRSRFGLRLRAVGENPAAVDTAGLSVTKLRYQALLVTGALTGMAGSYLSTGHGAGFVRDMTAGKGYLALAALIFGKWRPGPTLFACLLFAFTDAVQVRLQGVELPSIGVIPVQFIQMLPYVLTVLLLAGFVGKAIAPKASGIPYVKER; translated from the coding sequence ATGGAGGACGCGCTTCTCCTGACCTTGCAGTTGCTGGGCGCCACCATCCGGGTGGCGACGCCGCTGGTGCTGGCCGCCTTCGCCGGCATGTATTGCGAGCGGTCGGGCGTGGTCGACATCGGGCTGGAAGGCAAGATGCTGGCCGGCGCCTTCTTCTCCGCCGCCGTCGCGTCGACGACGCTGAACCCCTGGCTGGGGCTGCTGGCCGGCATCGCCGCGGGTGTGGCGCTGGCGCTGGTCCATGGCTTCGCCTGCATCACCCACAACGGCAATCAGGTGGTGTCGGGCATGGCGATCAACATCCTGGTCGCCGGACTGGCGCCGACGCTGGCCTATGCCTGGTTCCAGCAGGGCGGCCAGACCCCGCTTCTGCCCAATCAGGCGCGCATTCCCGCGGTGGAGTTGCCGGGGGTCGACGCGCTGGCCGGCGTGCCGGTTCTGGGGCCGGTCTACCGCGAATTGCTGAACGGCAACAACGTGCTGATCTGGGTGACGCTGGTCCTGGTGATCGCCACCCAATGGGTGCTTTACCGCTCACGCTTCGGGCTGCGGCTGCGGGCGGTGGGCGAGAATCCGGCGGCGGTCGACACCGCCGGCCTGTCGGTGACGAAGCTGCGCTATCAGGCGCTGCTGGTGACCGGTGCGCTGACGGGAATGGCCGGCTCGTATCTCTCCACCGGCCATGGCGCCGGCTTCGTCCGCGACATGACCGCCGGCAAGGGCTATCTGGCGCTGGCGGCGCTGATCTTCGGCAAATGGCGGCCGGGACCGACCCTGTTCGCCTGCCTGCTCTTCGCCTTCACCGATGCGGTGCAGGTGCGCCTGCAAGGCGTGGAATTGCCGAGCATCGGCGTGATCCCGGTGCAGTTCATCCAGATGCTGCCCTATGTGCTGACCGTCCTGCTGCTGGCCGGCTTCGTCGGCAAGGCCATCGCCCCGAAGGCGAGCGGCATCCCCTATGTCAAGGAGCGCTGA
- the cdd gene encoding cytidine deaminase, with translation MTDPAELSRMIEAARAARENAHAPYSKFKVGAAILGESGRIFAGCNVENAAYPQGQCAESSAIGAMVTAGDRRIRAIVVMGGEAGAEEICTPCGGCRQRIREFATAETPIHICDPAGLRRTFSLEILLPESFGPTNLAF, from the coding sequence ATGACCGACCCGGCGGAGCTGTCCCGGATGATCGAAGCGGCCCGTGCCGCGCGCGAGAACGCCCACGCCCCCTATTCCAAATTCAAGGTCGGCGCCGCCATCCTCGGCGAATCGGGGCGCATCTTCGCCGGCTGCAATGTGGAGAATGCCGCCTACCCGCAAGGCCAGTGCGCCGAATCGAGCGCCATCGGCGCCATGGTCACCGCCGGCGACCGCCGCATCCGCGCCATCGTCGTCATGGGCGGCGAGGCGGGGGCGGAGGAAATCTGCACACCCTGCGGCGGCTGCCGCCAGCGCATCCGCGAATTCGCCACGGCGGAAACCCCGATCCACATCTGCGACCCGGCCGGTCTGCGGCGGACCTTTTCGCTGGAGATCCTGTTGCCCGAATCGTTCGGCCCCACCAATTTAGCCTTCTGA
- a CDS encoding purine-nucleoside phosphorylase yields the protein MTAARAAADILHRASGHRPRVGIVLGSGLGGIADRIADAVVIPYTDIAGFPIPSVSGHAGRLVVGQLGGVEVACMQGRVHAYEGNGFDALKTAVRALKLAGCDTLVLTAAVGSLRLEVGPGRLMAISDHLNLLGANPLTGPNDEAFGERFPSMTDAWDPALRNLMKEVAAGLSIDLAEGVYAAYPGPSFETPAEVRMMKLLGADAVGMSTVPECIVARHCGLRVVGCAVVTNLGVGLGDGPVDHHQTLTAASAAAADLERLLVGFLERLHEKDGSRS from the coding sequence ATGACGGCAGCCCGCGCCGCCGCGGACATCCTTCACCGTGCCTCCGGCCACCGGCCGCGGGTCGGCATCGTGCTGGGTTCCGGCCTGGGCGGCATCGCCGACCGCATCGCCGACGCGGTCGTCATCCCCTACACCGACATTGCCGGCTTCCCCATCCCCAGCGTGTCCGGCCATGCCGGACGGCTGGTCGTTGGGCAGCTCGGCGGGGTCGAGGTCGCCTGCATGCAGGGCCGCGTCCATGCCTATGAAGGCAACGGCTTCGATGCGCTGAAGACCGCCGTGCGGGCGCTGAAACTGGCGGGCTGCGACACGCTGGTGCTGACCGCCGCCGTCGGCTCGCTCCGGCTGGAGGTCGGGCCGGGTCGGCTGATGGCGATCAGCGACCATCTGAACCTGCTGGGCGCCAACCCGCTGACCGGCCCGAACGACGAGGCCTTCGGCGAGCGCTTCCCCAGCATGACCGACGCCTGGGATCCCGCGCTGCGCAACCTCATGAAGGAGGTGGCGGCCGGCTTGTCCATCGATCTGGCGGAGGGCGTCTATGCCGCCTATCCCGGCCCGTCCTTCGAGACGCCGGCCGAGGTGCGGATGATGAAGCTGCTGGGTGCCGACGCGGTCGGCATGTCCACCGTTCCGGAATGCATCGTCGCCCGCCATTGCGGCCTGCGGGTCGTCGGCTGCGCCGTCGTCACCAACCTGGGGGTCGGGCTCGGCGACGGACCGGTCGACCACCACCAGACCCTGACCGCCGCGTCGGCGGCAGCCGCCGACCTGGAGCGCCTGCTGGTCGGTTTTCTCGAACGCCTGCATGAAAAGGACGGGTCCCGGTCATGA
- the deoC gene encoding deoxyribose-phosphate aldolase, with the protein MKLSADLQSALDASANAPSDADLARRAVGMLDLTSLNGDDSNRVVQDLCIRAVTPVGPVAAVCVWARFVPTARKALEGTPVKVATVVNFPTGEADASSVAAETRRAIADGADEIDVVLPYKAFIDGARTQPMNVVKACREACGDKALMKVILESGAFPDADLLAWAARDAIAAGADFLKTSTGKTQPAATLPAAAVMLDCIYESGKQVGFKASGGIRDAAEAARYLALADHILGEGWATPQTFRFGASSLLDSLLVAAGHGEREGEREPAPAGGY; encoded by the coding sequence ATGAAACTGTCTGCCGACCTGCAAAGCGCGCTCGATGCCAGCGCCAACGCCCCGTCCGACGCCGATCTGGCGCGCCGTGCCGTGGGCATGCTCGACCTCACCAGCCTGAACGGCGACGACAGCAACCGGGTGGTGCAGGATCTCTGCATCCGCGCCGTCACGCCCGTCGGGCCGGTCGCCGCCGTCTGCGTCTGGGCGCGCTTCGTCCCCACCGCCCGCAAGGCGCTGGAGGGAACGCCGGTGAAGGTCGCCACCGTGGTGAATTTCCCGACCGGCGAGGCGGACGCCTCCTCGGTGGCGGCGGAAACCCGGCGCGCCATTGCTGACGGCGCCGACGAGATCGACGTCGTGCTGCCCTACAAGGCCTTCATCGACGGCGCCCGCACCCAGCCGATGAATGTGGTGAAGGCCTGCCGCGAGGCCTGCGGCGACAAGGCACTGATGAAGGTGATCCTGGAGTCGGGCGCCTTCCCCGACGCCGACCTGCTGGCCTGGGCAGCCCGCGACGCCATCGCCGCCGGGGCCGATTTCCTGAAGACCTCCACCGGCAAGACCCAGCCGGCCGCCACCCTGCCGGCGGCGGCGGTGATGCTGGACTGCATCTATGAGTCGGGCAAGCAGGTCGGCTTCAAGGCGTCCGGCGGCATCCGCGACGCGGCGGAGGCGGCGCGCTATCTGGCGCTCGCCGACCATATCCTGGGGGAAGGCTGGGCGACGCCGCAGACCTTCCGCTTCGGCGCCTCCAGCCTGCTCGACTCACTGCTGGTGGCGGCCGGACATGGAGAACGGGAAGGCGAACGCGAGCCGGCCCCGGCGGGAGGGTACTGA